The following are encoded together in the Thermodesulfobacteriota bacterium genome:
- a CDS encoding radical SAM protein codes for MYNHLFGPVPSRRLGISLGLDLVPMKTCTLNCIYCECGRTTHLTLNRREYVPFEEIKKELSHFLSHHPKPDYITFSGSGEPTLNSAIGDVIRFIKTQAFNIPVAVLTNGTLLFQKNVRDDIKDATVVIPSLDAASEISFAKIVRPNPKLNIDTVIEGLIQFRKEYSGQIWLEIFIVPSINNTKEELTALKDAIEKIKPDRVQLNTLDRPGTVQNIRSATSNELKSIIDFWHLDYAEIIAKPPKRKELLSYRKDAESAILETIARRPCTLQDLTELLGMHMNEVNKYLDVLEADKKIKVVKQNRGFFYQIQEDPSFSHN; via the coding sequence ATGTACAACCATCTATTCGGTCCGGTACCTTCAAGACGATTGGGAATATCATTGGGACTCGATCTGGTTCCCATGAAAACATGTACCTTAAACTGTATCTACTGTGAATGCGGACGAACCACTCACCTTACTTTAAATCGTAGAGAATATGTGCCCTTCGAAGAGATCAAGAAAGAACTTTCTCATTTTTTGTCTCACCATCCGAAGCCGGACTATATCACATTCTCAGGTTCTGGTGAGCCCACCTTAAATTCGGCCATTGGGGATGTGATTCGTTTCATCAAAACACAGGCTTTTAATATTCCTGTGGCTGTGCTTACCAACGGCACACTCCTTTTCCAGAAAAATGTCCGTGACGATATCAAAGATGCCACCGTGGTCATACCTTCTTTAGACGCGGCTAGTGAAATATCTTTTGCCAAAATCGTTCGGCCCAATCCAAAGCTTAATATCGATACCGTTATCGAGGGCTTGATCCAATTTAGAAAAGAATATTCCGGACAAATCTGGCTGGAAATTTTCATCGTCCCCAGCATTAATAATACAAAGGAGGAATTAACTGCACTTAAAGACGCGATAGAAAAAATAAAACCGGACCGGGTGCAACTCAATACATTGGACAGGCCGGGAACCGTCCAGAATATTCGCTCAGCCACCAGCAACGAGCTTAAAAGCATTATTGATTTCTGGCACCTTGATTATGCCGAAATAATCGCCAAACCACCCAAACGGAAAGAACTTCTCTCCTATCGAAAAGACGCCGAATCAGCCATTCTGGAAACCATTGCAAGACGCCCCTGTACCTTGCAGGATCTCACCGAATTGCTGGGTATGCATATGAATGAGGTGAATAAATATCTTGATGTACTTGAGGCAGACAAAAAAATCAAAGTGGTGAAACAAAATCGAGGGTTTTTTTATCAAATCCAGGAAGATCCCTCCTTTTCCCATAACTAA
- a CDS encoding DUF5320 domain-containing protein yields the protein MPRGDATGPDGQGPKTGRGLGKCGKGTRNNPSQGGQGGMGSGRGGGRGQGQGRGVGRGQGRGGGIGRGRGNR from the coding sequence ATGCCAAGAGGTGACGCAACAGGACCGGATGGTCAGGGGCCTAAAACTGGAAGAGGCTTAGGAAAATGCGGCAAAGGCACCCGGAATAATCCTTCCCAGGGAGGTCAGGGAGGCATGGGATCAGGACGGGGCGGCGGCAGAGGCCAAGGCCAAGGCAGAGGTGTCGGCAGAGGTCAGGGTCGTGGCGGAGGTATCGGCCGGGGCCGTGGCAACCGATAA
- a CDS encoding DUF134 domain-containing protein — translation MPRPIKPRFVSGYPTIIAFIPQGVPVTGEVFLSVEELEAIRLTDFEHLDQEAAASMMKVSRQTYGRILAKARSTVGEALVTGKALKVSGGTYKFRGMHRRQRRRGGRRF, via the coding sequence ATGCCCAGACCGATAAAACCGAGATTTGTTTCCGGATATCCCACCATCATCGCTTTTATACCTCAGGGAGTGCCGGTAACAGGTGAAGTTTTTCTCTCTGTAGAAGAACTGGAAGCGATCAGACTGACCGATTTTGAGCATCTTGATCAGGAAGCTGCTGCCAGCATGATGAAAGTATCACGTCAAACGTATGGCAGGATTTTAGCAAAAGCGCGAAGTACGGTTGGAGAAGCTCTGGTGACTGGAAAAGCCTTAAAGGTAAGTGGTGGAACATACAAATTTCGAGGGATGCACCGACGTCAGCGGCGAAGAGGCGGCAGAAGGTTTTGA